A single Candoia aspera isolate rCanAsp1 chromosome 5, rCanAsp1.hap2, whole genome shotgun sequence DNA region contains:
- the NSUN3 gene encoding tRNA (cytosine(34)-C(5))-methyltransferase, mitochondrial isoform X1, whose amino-acid sequence MLLRGALRANAVAARRHRTEQYSSAKGQKESTSERKLQKQICQIVLNHFEKQYSKDLGDAWNSVREVLTTPLYWQYAVLLNKFSCSSEIESYLCLKDYRLLFPRASSSFPQSLKCYISDAPGRFPAQKHRDGQLKEYYLLNAASLLAVLALEVKDGEKMLDMCAAPGGKSVATLQYACPGLLQSNEYDNLRFHRLRQTLESFIPESLMSLITVSPADGREIGNLQPEKFDKILVDAPCSNDRSWLFSSDTRQAALRLAQRKRLSAVQIQLLRSAIKALRPGGCLVYSTCTLSKAENNDVINHILDSCSNVLPMDLRTLVTSVSKEFTFAANVQQHELLVLPERGKAWGPMYISKLKKV is encoded by the exons ATGCTCTTGCGGGGAGCGCTTCGGGCGAATGCGGTTGCCGCCCGCCGACACAGAACGGAGCAGTATTCCTCGGCGAAGGGCCAG AAAGAGTCAACATCAGAAAGAAAGCTTCAGAAGCAAATATGCCAGATTGTTCTAAATCACTTTGAGAAACAATACTCCAAAGATTTGGGAGATGCATGGAATTCAGTCAG GGAAGTGCTTACAACACCACTGTATTGGCAGTATGCTGTCCTCCTTAATAAATTCAGTTGCTCCTCTGAAATTGAGTCCTATTTGTGTTTAAAAGACTatcgcctccttttcccaagagCCTCATCCTCTTTTCCACAGTCATTGAAATGTTACATCAGTGATGCTCCTGGTAGATTCCCTGCTCAGAAACACAGAGATGGACAATTGAAGGAGTATTACCTGCTGAATGCTGCCTCTTTGCTGGCAGTACTGGCCCTGGAAGTAAAGGATGGAGAAAAAATGTTGGACATGTGTGCTGCCCCAGGGGGTAAATCAGTAGCCACACTGCAGTATGCTTGCCCAG GGCTTCTACAGTCAAATGAATATGATAACTTGAGATTTCATCGGCTGAGGCAGACACTAGAATCCTTCATTCCAGAATCTTTGATGAGCCTAATTACTGTTTCTCCAGCTGATGGAAGAGAAATAGGAAATCTTCAGCCTGAAAAGTTTGATAAG ATCCTAGTGGATGCTCCTTGCTCAAATGATAGAAGTTGGTTATTCTCTTCTGATACCCGGCAGGCTGCTCTGCGCTTAGCACAAAGGAAGCGGTTATCGGCTGTACAGATTCAGCTGCTCAG atcTGCAATTAAAGCTCTGCGTCCTGGAGGATGTCTGGTTTATTCTACATGCACTCTTTCTAAGGCAGAGAATAATGACGTCATAAATCACATCCTTGATTCCTGCAGCAATGTTTTGCCAATGGATTTGCGCACCTTAGTCACTTCAGTATCCAAGGAATTCACTTTTGCTGCCAATGTCCAACAGCATGAACTTTTAGTACTTCCAGAAAGAGGGAAAGCATGGGGACCAATGTATATATCTAAATTAAAGAAAGTGTGA
- the NSUN3 gene encoding tRNA (cytosine(34)-C(5))-methyltransferase, mitochondrial isoform X3, with product MRLPPADTERSSIPRRRAREVLTTPLYWQYAVLLNKFSCSSEIESYLCLKDYRLLFPRASSSFPQSLKCYISDAPGRFPAQKHRDGQLKEYYLLNAASLLAVLALEVKDGEKMLDMCAAPGGKSVATLQYACPGLLQSNEYDNLRFHRLRQTLESFIPESLMSLITVSPADGREIGNLQPEKFDKILVDAPCSNDRSWLFSSDTRQAALRLAQRKRLSAVQIQLLRSAIKALRPGGCLVYSTCTLSKAENNDVINHILDSCSNVLPMDLRTLVTSVSKEFTFAANVQQHELLVLPERGKAWGPMYISKLKKV from the exons ATGCGGTTGCCGCCCGCCGACACAGAACGGAGCAGTATTCCTCGGCGAAGGGCCAG GGAAGTGCTTACAACACCACTGTATTGGCAGTATGCTGTCCTCCTTAATAAATTCAGTTGCTCCTCTGAAATTGAGTCCTATTTGTGTTTAAAAGACTatcgcctccttttcccaagagCCTCATCCTCTTTTCCACAGTCATTGAAATGTTACATCAGTGATGCTCCTGGTAGATTCCCTGCTCAGAAACACAGAGATGGACAATTGAAGGAGTATTACCTGCTGAATGCTGCCTCTTTGCTGGCAGTACTGGCCCTGGAAGTAAAGGATGGAGAAAAAATGTTGGACATGTGTGCTGCCCCAGGGGGTAAATCAGTAGCCACACTGCAGTATGCTTGCCCAG GGCTTCTACAGTCAAATGAATATGATAACTTGAGATTTCATCGGCTGAGGCAGACACTAGAATCCTTCATTCCAGAATCTTTGATGAGCCTAATTACTGTTTCTCCAGCTGATGGAAGAGAAATAGGAAATCTTCAGCCTGAAAAGTTTGATAAG ATCCTAGTGGATGCTCCTTGCTCAAATGATAGAAGTTGGTTATTCTCTTCTGATACCCGGCAGGCTGCTCTGCGCTTAGCACAAAGGAAGCGGTTATCGGCTGTACAGATTCAGCTGCTCAG atcTGCAATTAAAGCTCTGCGTCCTGGAGGATGTCTGGTTTATTCTACATGCACTCTTTCTAAGGCAGAGAATAATGACGTCATAAATCACATCCTTGATTCCTGCAGCAATGTTTTGCCAATGGATTTGCGCACCTTAGTCACTTCAGTATCCAAGGAATTCACTTTTGCTGCCAATGTCCAACAGCATGAACTTTTAGTACTTCCAGAAAGAGGGAAAGCATGGGGACCAATGTATATATCTAAATTAAAGAAAGTGTGA
- the NSUN3 gene encoding tRNA (cytosine(34)-C(5))-methyltransferase, mitochondrial isoform X4: MEREVLTTPLYWQYAVLLNKFSCSSEIESYLCLKDYRLLFPRASSSFPQSLKCYISDAPGRFPAQKHRDGQLKEYYLLNAASLLAVLALEVKDGEKMLDMCAAPGGKSVATLQYACPGLLQSNEYDNLRFHRLRQTLESFIPESLMSLITVSPADGREIGNLQPEKFDKILVDAPCSNDRSWLFSSDTRQAALRLAQRKRLSAVQIQLLRSAIKALRPGGCLVYSTCTLSKAENNDVINHILDSCSNVLPMDLRTLVTSVSKEFTFAANVQQHELLVLPERGKAWGPMYISKLKKV, from the exons ATGGAAAG GGAAGTGCTTACAACACCACTGTATTGGCAGTATGCTGTCCTCCTTAATAAATTCAGTTGCTCCTCTGAAATTGAGTCCTATTTGTGTTTAAAAGACTatcgcctccttttcccaagagCCTCATCCTCTTTTCCACAGTCATTGAAATGTTACATCAGTGATGCTCCTGGTAGATTCCCTGCTCAGAAACACAGAGATGGACAATTGAAGGAGTATTACCTGCTGAATGCTGCCTCTTTGCTGGCAGTACTGGCCCTGGAAGTAAAGGATGGAGAAAAAATGTTGGACATGTGTGCTGCCCCAGGGGGTAAATCAGTAGCCACACTGCAGTATGCTTGCCCAG GGCTTCTACAGTCAAATGAATATGATAACTTGAGATTTCATCGGCTGAGGCAGACACTAGAATCCTTCATTCCAGAATCTTTGATGAGCCTAATTACTGTTTCTCCAGCTGATGGAAGAGAAATAGGAAATCTTCAGCCTGAAAAGTTTGATAAG ATCCTAGTGGATGCTCCTTGCTCAAATGATAGAAGTTGGTTATTCTCTTCTGATACCCGGCAGGCTGCTCTGCGCTTAGCACAAAGGAAGCGGTTATCGGCTGTACAGATTCAGCTGCTCAG atcTGCAATTAAAGCTCTGCGTCCTGGAGGATGTCTGGTTTATTCTACATGCACTCTTTCTAAGGCAGAGAATAATGACGTCATAAATCACATCCTTGATTCCTGCAGCAATGTTTTGCCAATGGATTTGCGCACCTTAGTCACTTCAGTATCCAAGGAATTCACTTTTGCTGCCAATGTCCAACAGCATGAACTTTTAGTACTTCCAGAAAGAGGGAAAGCATGGGGACCAATGTATATATCTAAATTAAAGAAAGTGTGA